Genomic DNA from Acidobacteriota bacterium:
CGCGCATACGGGTTTCATCCAGCACATCCAGTTCGAGGCCGAATTCTTTCGCCACCTCTTCGGCTTTTCCGGCCAACGCGGTTGGCGTGATGATGTTGCTCGGCTCGTTGATGATGTCGCGCCCGAAATTGGCGGCTTCAGCAATGATGCGCCCGCGTTCAATGCCTGCGGCCAGAGCCGCCCCGTCGCCATTTGCCAGCGTCAACGAATCTACCGGCGTATCGTCATCTTCTTTCTTATTCGTGTGGTATTTGTTCGGCTCAAACAGCGACCAGAGCGCGCCTTCCGCCGCCGCTTGGGCGTGTTCGCCGACCACCGCGCCGCGCAAAGCAAACGCGATATTACGCGCCTTCTTTTTGCGCAACGCCCGCGTTGCTGTCCCGGCCAGCTTGCGTGTTGTGTGCGCGTCGAATTCGGCCTCTTTGCCCGCGCCCAGCAACAACAATCGTTTGGCTTTCACATCGCCGGGGCTGGGCAGATAGGCCGATTCGCCCGCCTTGCCGGTGAACTCGCCGGTCTCAAGCAACGAAGCGATTGTCCCGCCAGTGCGTTGATTCAATTCGCCCAGCCAGCCTTCGTTGGCCTTTTCGCCTTCGTAAACGGCGACGGCCAGCGCGTCGCATTCGATTTCAGAATAGTGCTGTGAACTCGCTTTGATTTCCATTCAATGATGTCCTCTCGATGATTTGCTGTCACTGCTCTCTTTGACGCGCAGCGTCTTTGGAGTGCGCGCGGCACAGGCCGCCGCTTTAGTAGTCCTTTGACTTGTAGCTAACGAAGGGCATACCAAAGCGGCGGCCTGTGCCGCGCGCACTCCAAAGGCTTCGCCACCTTCTTTGTTTCTCCTCCTCAATCTTCCCGCATGCGATTTTTCATGGCTGCGCGGGCTTCGCGGTCTTGCGTTTTCTTCGCTTCCTCGGCGCGTTTGTCATAGAGCTTTTTGCCTTTGGCGATGCCCAGTTCGCATTTGATCAGGTTGCCTTTGAAATAGAGCTTGGTCGGCACAATCGTCAGGCCTTTTTCCTGAATCTTGGATTGCAGCCGGATGATTTCTTTTTTGTGCAGCAGCAAGCGGCGGTCACGATCAGGGTCGTGATTCTCCCGGTTGCCGTGCGAATAGGGGCTGATGTGCGCATTCAGCAACCAAGCCTCGCCATCCCGCACCAA
This window encodes:
- the smpB gene encoding SsrA-binding protein SmpB, with protein sequence MTDKTQAIKAIATNKEAYHNYFILETYETGIQLTGTEVKSARAGRVNLKDAYALVRDGEAWLLNAHISPYSHGNRENHDPDRDRRLLLHKKEIIRLQSKIQEKGLTIVPTKLYFKGNLIKCELGIAKGKKLYDKRAEEAKKTQDREARAAMKNRMRED